One Leclercia pneumoniae genomic region harbors:
- a CDS encoding KTSC domain-containing protein — translation MNHHAVKSSRIASIAYDTFSETLEIRFIDRSAYRYQRVPVRIYNDFLSVVSKGRFYDGVVKGKFKETKLR, via the coding sequence ATGAATCATCACGCCGTCAAATCTTCACGCATCGCGTCTATTGCTTACGATACATTTAGCGAAACGCTGGAGATTCGTTTTATCGATCGCAGCGCGTACCGTTATCAGCGCGTGCCGGTACGTATTTATAACGACTTTTTGAGCGTCGTCTCGAAAGGTCGCTTCTATGATGGCGTCGTAAAAGGGAAGTTTAAAGAGACGAAGCTTCGGTGA
- a CDS encoding GFA family protein has product MANKVSAQCHCGAVQFTVELSDGFNTIRRCNCSFCRMRGAVVVSAPLSGVTVLKGKDKLTEYRFNTRTAAHYFCSVCGIYTFHQRRSRPDQYGVNVACIEYVSPFDFPEVEVSEGTVHPNDGGGGLAGILTYRPARRLAD; this is encoded by the coding sequence ATGGCAAATAAAGTGTCAGCGCAGTGCCACTGCGGCGCGGTGCAATTTACGGTTGAACTGTCGGATGGGTTTAACACCATCCGCCGCTGTAACTGCTCCTTTTGCCGTATGCGCGGCGCGGTAGTGGTCTCGGCACCGCTGTCGGGCGTGACGGTGCTGAAAGGCAAAGATAAACTGACAGAGTACCGATTTAACACGCGGACGGCGGCGCACTATTTTTGTTCAGTATGCGGCATCTACACCTTCCATCAGCGTCGTTCAAGGCCCGATCAATATGGCGTGAACGTGGCCTGCATTGAGTATGTTTCGCCGTTCGACTTCCCGGAAGTGGAGGTTTCGGAAGGGACCGTACATCCGAACGACGGCGGCGGTGGGCTGGCAGGAATACTCACCTATCGCCCGGCCCGCAGGCTGGCGGATTAG